GCTAGTGAAAACTTTACTAGTCCAGCTGTTATGGAAGCTATGGGTTCTGTTTTTACTAACAAATATGCTGAAGGTTATCCTAACAAAAGATATTATGGTGGTTGTGAATTCGCTGATCAAGTTGAGCAATTAGCTATTGACAGAGCGTGCGAAATCTTTAATTGTAAATTTGCTAATGTTCAACCTCATTCTGGTAGCCAAGCTAATGGTGCTGTTTATGCAGCATTATTAAAAGCTGGTGACAAAATCTTAGGTATGGATTTATCTCATGGTGGACATTTAACTCATGGTTCTAAACCTTCTTTTTCTGGTAAAAACTACTCTGCATTTTATTATGGTGTTGAGTTAGACGGTAGAATTAACTATGACAAAGTTTTAGAAATTGCTAAAATTGTTCAACCTAAGATTATTGTTTGTGGTGCTTCTGCTTACGCTAGAGAAATTGACTTTAAAAAGTTTAGAGAAATCGCTGACGAAGTTGGTGCTTATCTTTTCGCTGACATTGCTCACATTGCTGGTCTTGTTGCTGCTGGTGAACATCAAAGTCCTTTCCCTCATGCTCACATTGTTACTACTACTACTCACAAGACTTTAAGAGGTCCTAGAGGTGGTATGATTATGACTAATGACGAGGATTTAGCTAAGAAAATTAATTCTGCTATTTTCCCTGGTTTACAAGGTGGTCCTTTAGTTCACGTTATTGCTGCTAAGGCTGTTGCTTTTGGTGAAATCCTTAAACCTGCTTGGACTGATTATGCTAAGCAAGTTAAAGCTAATGCTAAAATCTTAGGTGAGGTTCTTGTTAAAAGAGGTTACGACATTGTTTCTGGTGGTACTGATAATCACCTTGTTTTAGTCTCTTTTTTAAACAAAGATTTCTCTGGTAAAGATGCTGATGCTGCTCTTGGTAATGCTGGTATTACTGTTAACAAAAATACTGTTCCTGGTGAAACTAGATCTCCTTTTGTTACTTCTGGTATTAGAATAGGAAGTCCTGCTTTAACTGCTAGAGGTATGAAAGAAAAAGAGTTTGAATTTATTGCAAATAAAATTTGTGA
The DNA window shown above is from Arcobacter sp. CECT 8986 and carries:
- a CDS encoding serine hydroxymethyltransferase, which gives rise to MSYITSAKLKEADNEVFSIIENELERQTKHLEMIASENFTSPAVMEAMGSVFTNKYAEGYPNKRYYGGCEFADQVEQLAIDRACEIFNCKFANVQPHSGSQANGAVYAALLKAGDKILGMDLSHGGHLTHGSKPSFSGKNYSAFYYGVELDGRINYDKVLEIAKIVQPKIIVCGASAYAREIDFKKFREIADEVGAYLFADIAHIAGLVAAGEHQSPFPHAHIVTTTTHKTLRGPRGGMIMTNDEDLAKKINSAIFPGLQGGPLVHVIAAKAVAFGEILKPAWTDYAKQVKANAKILGEVLVKRGYDIVSGGTDNHLVLVSFLNKDFSGKDADAALGNAGITVNKNTVPGETRSPFVTSGIRIGSPALTARGMKEKEFEFIANKICDVLDDIENTELQASVNKELEALASNFVIYSQSTY